A genomic window from Bacteroidota bacterium includes:
- a CDS encoding peptidylprolyl isomerase, translated as MTKGEIHTDHGVMHIEFYDEDAPKTVQNFVKLAQAGFYNGLTFHRVIPNFVIQGGCPRGDGTGGPGYQIDCELDGKLQYHDRGVLSMAHAGRNTGGSQFFICHSRQNTSHLDRNHTCFGRVTDGLELIDLVKAGDKINQVVIH; from the coding sequence ATGACCAAAGGAGAAATACACACGGACCATGGCGTGATGCACATCGAGTTCTACGACGAAGATGCGCCCAAAACGGTACAAAACTTTGTGAAGCTCGCCCAGGCGGGCTTCTACAACGGCCTCACCTTCCACCGGGTGATCCCCAACTTTGTGATCCAGGGCGGATGCCCGCGTGGCGATGGTACCGGCGGGCCGGGCTACCAGATAGACTGCGAGCTGGACGGCAAGCTGCAGTACCACGACCGTGGCGTGCTAAGCATGGCACATGCTGGCCGAAACACCGGCGGTAGCCAGTTCTTCATCTGCCACAGCCGCCAGAACACCAGCCACCTGGACCGAAACCACACCTGCTTTGGCCGTGTGACAGACGGACTGGAGCTTATAGACCTGGTAAAGGCCGGCGATAAGATAAACCAGGTGGTGATCCACTAG
- a CDS encoding superoxide dismutase, with translation MKRREFLQKTTLAGAAALLGGRLLAHSQAWPHTEAATGGTYLQPALGYAYGALEPYIDARTMEIHYSRHHAGYVRKLNDALAGTPWAEKSLEETLSQLDALPEALRMNVRNNGGGAWNHSLYWQCMSPRAEDHAIPEPLQQAVVRDFGSWARFQEAFDAAAGTHFGSGWAWLVQQPSGQLAITDSMNQDNPLMNHMPVRGTPLLALDVWEHAYYLKYQNLRTDYITAFGKLVNWQFVASRLA, from the coding sequence ATGAAGAGACGAGAATTCTTGCAGAAAACAACCCTGGCAGGGGCGGCAGCGCTGCTGGGGGGCAGGCTGCTGGCCCACAGCCAGGCCTGGCCCCACACAGAGGCGGCCACAGGGGGCACCTACCTGCAGCCGGCACTGGGCTACGCCTACGGTGCGCTGGAGCCCTACATAGATGCCCGCACCATGGAGATACACTACAGCCGGCACCACGCGGGCTATGTGCGCAAGCTGAATGATGCACTGGCCGGAACCCCCTGGGCAGAGAAAAGCCTGGAGGAAACCCTGAGCCAGCTGGATGCACTGCCCGAGGCCCTGCGGATGAATGTGCGCAACAACGGTGGCGGAGCCTGGAACCACAGCCTATACTGGCAATGCATGAGCCCCAGGGCCGAAGACCACGCCATACCCGAGCCCCTGCAGCAAGCCGTGGTGCGAGACTTTGGCAGCTGGGCACGCTTTCAGGAGGCATTTGATGCTGCAGCAGGCACACACTTTGGCAGCGGCTGGGCCTGGCTGGTGCAGCAGCCCAGTGGACAGCTGGCCATAACGGACAGCATGAACCAGGATAACCCGCTGATGAACCACATGCCCGTGCGGGGCACCCCCCTGCTGGCGCTGGACGTGTGGGAGCATGCCTACTACCTGAAGTACCAAAACCTGCGAACCGACTACATTACCGCCTTTGGCAAATTGGTAAACTGGCAGTTTGTGGCTAGCCGGCTGGCCTAG
- a CDS encoding universal stress protein, which produces MTMKFDNIAIPVDFSESSLNAFKYACDLARRHGSRVHLVHVYERSYYSVAGSAGGITYAIDATENDHMRTHITHQMKELTQRPEAKGIHFYSKLIADIPVWRFYEELEGTQIDLIVMGTRGVTGLLHGGLVGTNTERVIRHSHIPVLSVPEGAGFTDTKVILFATDFKDPLDDVYPKVVDLARLKGAAIKIGVINTQNNFSTSRKAYEAYEELKGKYPYERVELVVHNDHSVEEGIQDLVHLVNADLLAMLTHGRTGIGHLLKGSIAEDLSSTLATPLFTLRLGN; this is translated from the coding sequence ATGACCATGAAGTTTGACAACATTGCCATACCTGTAGACTTTTCGGAGTCTAGCCTGAACGCCTTTAAGTACGCCTGCGACTTGGCCCGCAGGCATGGCAGCCGGGTGCACCTGGTGCATGTGTACGAGCGCAGCTACTACAGCGTGGCCGGTAGTGCCGGTGGCATTACCTACGCCATAGACGCTACCGAGAATGACCACATGCGTACCCACATCACGCACCAGATGAAGGAGCTGACACAGCGGCCCGAGGCGAAAGGCATCCACTTCTATAGCAAGCTGATAGCCGACATACCCGTGTGGCGGTTCTACGAGGAGCTGGAGGGCACGCAGATAGACCTGATTGTGATGGGTACGCGGGGCGTAACCGGCCTGCTGCATGGTGGCCTGGTGGGCACCAATACCGAGCGAGTAATTCGCCACTCGCACATACCGGTGCTGAGTGTGCCGGAGGGGGCGGGCTTTACGGATACGAAGGTGATCCTTTTTGCCACCGACTTCAAGGATCCGCTGGATGATGTGTACCCAAAGGTGGTAGACCTGGCCCGCCTGAAGGGCGCTGCCATCAAGATTGGGGTTATCAATACGCAGAACAATTTTTCTACCAGCCGCAAGGCCTACGAGGCCTATGAGGAACTGAAGGGGAAATACCCCTATGAGCGGGTGGAGCTGGTGGTGCACAACGACCACAGCGTAGAAGAGGGCATACAGGACCTGGTGCACCTGGTGAATGCCGACCTGCTGGCCATGCTCACCCATGGGCGCACCGGCATAGGCCACCTGCTGAAAGGTAGCATAGCCGAGGACCTGAGCAGCACCCTGGCTACCCCGCTGTTTACCCTACGCCTAGGCAACTAG
- a CDS encoding FAD-dependent oxidoreductase: MLIEKMDFDAIVIGGGLGGLTAGATLSKLGKKVLLLEQHYIPGGCATTFKRRDYLMEVALHEIDGPHEQDFKRHAFDLLGVTQQVQFVPVPEFYRIKTEGLDFVVPHGRDAYIQALSRAYPEEAKGIEDFVGFILAVQKELYRMPQGWKAKLLLPLFPLLYPHVLRASRHTLGSWLDQHIRNEELKVILAANLGYYHDDAYSLSLIYFCAAQSGYIAGGGYYIKGGSQRLSDYLASVIAENGGQVLLGKRVTHILTERGRATGVEYEDAHNKCLPAVQVHAPITIANAAPPLVKQMLPPALAAKLGKKIDHRAIASSITCLYIGFNKDLKKDLGNQNYATFLFHPSARNMKAFLASLQGDDWETKPLDFMDYSQLDSDLCPPGKSFVTMGSLDYMCNWEGLDEQAYALKKAKVTQIILKRLEQHFPGVVQHIEHYELATPRTLARYTANPQGTAYGYAQLNEQSGLKGFEHRSPIPGLYFASAWTNPGSGFTGVIAGGYDCAIEVNRKLKHSQAKGQLLADERVVPLLARKEIAEGTFELVFPKPKGFQHRPGQYAILALNKPQYTELDMEHRPLTIASHPDETHLRFAMRMSSSSFKRSCLAMQPGDTVTLYGPTGDFRILPTGRPVVFLTAGIGITPVMPLLHELEKKSLTRRFISSIPTIQKARRPTTKS, from the coding sequence ATGTTAATTGAAAAAATGGACTTCGATGCTATTGTAATAGGCGGTGGGCTTGGAGGGTTAACCGCCGGTGCCACGCTCAGCAAGCTGGGAAAAAAAGTACTGCTACTCGAGCAGCACTACATACCGGGTGGCTGCGCCACCACCTTCAAGCGGCGGGACTACCTGATGGAAGTAGCCCTGCACGAGATAGATGGCCCGCACGAACAGGACTTCAAGCGACATGCCTTTGACCTGCTGGGGGTAACCCAGCAGGTACAATTTGTACCCGTCCCGGAGTTTTACCGCATTAAGACAGAGGGTTTGGACTTTGTGGTGCCACACGGCAGGGATGCCTATATCCAGGCACTCAGCAGGGCCTACCCAGAGGAGGCAAAAGGTATAGAAGACTTTGTGGGCTTTATACTGGCCGTGCAGAAGGAGCTCTACCGAATGCCCCAGGGCTGGAAGGCCAAGCTCTTGTTGCCGCTGTTCCCACTGCTGTACCCGCATGTGCTGAGGGCATCTCGCCACACCCTGGGTAGCTGGCTAGATCAGCATATACGGAACGAAGAACTCAAAGTGATCTTGGCTGCAAACCTGGGATACTATCATGATGATGCCTATTCGCTCTCGCTCATCTATTTCTGCGCAGCCCAATCCGGCTACATAGCGGGGGGCGGCTACTACATTAAGGGGGGGTCGCAGCGGCTTTCTGATTATCTGGCTAGTGTGATAGCGGAAAACGGCGGCCAGGTGCTACTGGGCAAGCGCGTTACACACATCCTCACCGAACGGGGTAGGGCAACAGGCGTAGAGTACGAGGATGCCCACAATAAGTGCCTGCCTGCCGTGCAGGTGCATGCACCTATCACCATAGCCAATGCGGCCCCCCCACTGGTGAAGCAGATGCTACCCCCTGCCCTGGCGGCCAAACTGGGCAAAAAAATAGACCATCGCGCCATAGCCAGCAGCATTACCTGCCTGTATATAGGGTTCAATAAAGACCTGAAGAAGGACCTGGGCAATCAGAACTATGCTACCTTCTTGTTTCACCCAAGTGCCAGGAACATGAAAGCATTTCTGGCGTCTCTGCAGGGCGATGACTGGGAGACAAAGCCACTCGACTTTATGGACTATAGCCAGCTGGATTCAGACCTGTGCCCACCGGGCAAGTCCTTTGTTACTATGGGCTCACTAGACTACATGTGCAACTGGGAGGGGCTGGACGAGCAGGCCTATGCCTTGAAGAAGGCGAAGGTAACCCAGATTATACTAAAACGACTGGAGCAGCACTTCCCCGGTGTGGTGCAGCACATAGAGCACTACGAGCTGGCCACACCCCGTACCCTGGCACGCTACACAGCCAACCCACAGGGCACTGCCTATGGGTATGCGCAGCTGAACGAGCAGTCGGGACTGAAGGGGTTTGAACACAGATCGCCCATCCCTGGCTTGTATTTTGCCTCGGCCTGGACAAACCCCGGTTCGGGCTTTACGGGTGTAATAGCTGGTGGGTATGACTGCGCTATTGAGGTGAACCGCAAGCTAAAGCACAGCCAGGCTAAGGGACAGCTCCTGGCCGACGAACGGGTAGTGCCCCTACTAGCGCGTAAAGAAATAGCCGAAGGAACCTTTGAACTGGTTTTTCCCAAACCCAAGGGCTTTCAGCATCGGCCTGGCCAGTATGCCATTCTGGCGCTAAACAAGCCACAGTATACCGAGCTGGATATGGAGCACAGGCCGCTCACCATTGCCTCGCACCCCGACGAGACCCACCTACGTTTTGCCATGCGCATGAGCAGCAGCAGCTTTAAGCGTAGTTGCCTGGCCATGCAGCCCGGAGATACGGTTACCCTCTATGGACCAACAGGAGACTTCCGTATACTACCCACCGGAAGGCCTGTTGTTTTCCTTACCGCAGGTATTGGCATCACCCCCGTTATGCCCCTGCTACACGAGCTGGAAAAAAAAAGTTTGACAAGAAGATTCATCTCTTCTATACCAACTATACAGAAAGCAAGACGACCTACCACCAAGAGCTGA
- a CDS encoding DnaJ domain-containing protein — protein sequence MEYRDYYKILGVGKGATADDIKKAYRQLARQYHPDTNPNDAGAEQKFKEVSEAYEVLSNPESRQQYDKLGSNWKQYGQGGGPRQQQQWEPQDGGFAHTHEGFGSGFSDFFRTFFGGGFGAEAGARQQGRQGDLRATLSISLEDAYRGGTKTVGLGEEHFSLNLKPGLSDGKGLKVRGRGRKRPDGSRGDLLLNIQVVPHPLYERDGNNLHREVALPLYDAVLGGPYVLDTLGGKVKLNLKEGTQPGGVLRLKQKGMPVYEQPGQYGDLYLHLGIALPQRLSAQERKLFEQLRSLQKN from the coding sequence ATGGAATACCGCGACTACTATAAAATACTGGGGGTGGGCAAGGGTGCCACGGCAGACGATATAAAGAAAGCCTACCGGCAGCTGGCGCGCCAGTACCACCCCGATACGAACCCGAATGATGCGGGTGCCGAGCAGAAGTTCAAGGAGGTGAGCGAGGCCTATGAGGTGCTGAGCAACCCCGAGAGCCGCCAGCAGTATGACAAACTGGGGAGCAACTGGAAACAGTATGGGCAGGGCGGTGGCCCACGGCAACAGCAGCAGTGGGAACCGCAGGATGGCGGCTTTGCGCATACCCACGAGGGCTTTGGCAGCGGGTTTAGCGACTTCTTTCGCACCTTCTTCGGCGGGGGCTTTGGGGCCGAGGCAGGGGCACGGCAGCAGGGCCGGCAGGGCGACCTGCGGGCTACGCTCAGCATCAGCCTGGAGGATGCCTACCGGGGCGGTACCAAAACGGTAGGACTGGGCGAGGAGCACTTCAGCCTGAACCTGAAGCCCGGGCTGAGCGATGGTAAAGGCCTGAAAGTAAGGGGCAGGGGCCGCAAGCGCCCAGACGGAAGCCGCGGAGACCTGCTGCTGAACATACAGGTAGTACCCCACCCCCTGTATGAGCGGGATGGAAATAACCTGCACCGCGAGGTAGCCCTACCCCTGTACGATGCGGTGCTGGGCGGCCCCTACGTGCTGGATACCCTGGGGGGAAAGGTAAAGCTAAACCTGAAGGAAGGTACCCAGCCTGGCGGGGTGCTGCGGCTAAAGCAAAAGGGCATGCCTGTGTATGAACAGCCCGGACAGTACGGAGACCTGTACCTACACCTGGGGATAGCCCTGCCACAAAGGCTGAGTGCCCAGGAGCGCAAACTCTTTGAACAGCTGCGTAGCCTACAGAAAAACTAG
- a CDS encoding Do family serine endopeptidase, with amino-acid sequence MKQLIQRRNLISLGAGALGGLLMLALYSWAFGPGSPRTISEMQLAAQLQNVADMPSAPTNFKAASALAMPAVVHIKSTAGQEPGARGPEGSQRMPEGMEEFHRFFGMPDMPQGPRMGTGSGVILTEDGYIVTNNHVIADADKVEVTLFDNQTFPARVIGTDPSTDLALLKIDAQALTFLPFGDSDALEVGEWVLAVGNPFNLTSTVTAGIVSAKGRNLGIVEDKYRIESFIQTDAAVNPGNSGGALVTTEGKLVGINTAIATRTGSYSGYSFAVPVTIVRKVVDDLMQYGTVQRAFLGVQIRDVDAALAQAEDLASTRGVYVQEVNDGSAADAAGIKAGDVVIAVDGHPIKTSSELQETIGRHRPGDKVGLKLMRGKTEKDLTVILKNQSGTTQLVKKEATKGLQWLGADFAPLDGDDKKRLGLDHGVRVQKLTAGKLRYKGIREGFVITEVNRRPVHTADDIQQQLQGLEAGALVTIEGYYTKGEKEVYSFYF; translated from the coding sequence ATGAAACAACTGATCCAACGCAGAAACCTGATTAGCCTGGGCGCAGGTGCCTTGGGCGGTCTGCTTATGCTGGCCCTGTACAGCTGGGCCTTTGGCCCCGGTTCTCCCCGAACGATTAGCGAAATGCAGCTGGCTGCCCAGCTGCAAAACGTGGCCGACATGCCCAGTGCACCCACCAACTTCAAGGCGGCATCGGCCCTGGCCATGCCCGCTGTGGTGCACATTAAGAGCACCGCTGGCCAAGAGCCCGGCGCCAGGGGCCCCGAGGGGTCGCAGCGCATGCCGGAGGGCATGGAGGAATTTCATCGTTTCTTTGGCATGCCCGATATGCCCCAGGGCCCCCGCATGGGCACCGGTAGTGGGGTGATACTGACCGAGGACGGGTATATTGTGACCAACAACCACGTGATAGCCGATGCAGACAAGGTGGAAGTAACCCTGTTTGACAACCAAACCTTCCCGGCCCGGGTTATTGGCACCGACCCCAGCACCGACCTGGCCCTGCTGAAGATAGATGCCCAGGCACTCACCTTTCTGCCATTTGGCGACAGTGATGCCCTGGAGGTGGGCGAGTGGGTGCTGGCCGTGGGCAACCCCTTCAACCTGACCAGCACCGTAACAGCCGGCATTGTGAGCGCCAAGGGCCGCAACCTGGGTATTGTGGAGGACAAATACCGCATCGAGAGCTTTATACAAACCGATGCTGCCGTGAACCCCGGAAACAGCGGGGGGGCACTGGTAACCACCGAGGGTAAGCTGGTAGGCATCAATACCGCCATAGCTACGCGCACGGGTTCCTACAGCGGCTACAGCTTTGCCGTACCGGTTACCATCGTGCGGAAGGTGGTAGACGACCTGATGCAGTACGGAACCGTGCAGCGCGCATTCCTGGGTGTGCAGATACGCGACGTGGATGCAGCACTGGCCCAGGCCGAGGACCTGGCAAGCACCCGGGGAGTCTATGTACAGGAGGTGAATGATGGCAGCGCCGCCGATGCCGCCGGGATAAAGGCCGGTGATGTAGTGATTGCCGTAGACGGACACCCCATAAAGACCAGCAGCGAGCTACAGGAAACCATTGGCCGGCACCGCCCGGGAGACAAGGTAGGCCTGAAGCTGATGCGCGGAAAGACGGAGAAAGACCTGACGGTTATCCTGAAAAACCAGAGCGGCACCACCCAGCTGGTAAAGAAGGAAGCAACCAAGGGGCTGCAGTGGCTAGGGGCCGACTTTGCCCCCCTGGACGGCGACGATAAAAAACGGCTGGGCCTGGACCATGGTGTAAGGGTGCAGAAACTAACTGCCGGAAAGCTGCGCTACAAGGGCATCCGCGAGGGTTTTGTGATCACCGAGGTGAACCGCAGGCCGGTGCATACGGCAGACGACATACAGCAGCAGCTACAGGGCCTGGAGGCCGGCGCACTGGTAACTATAGAGGGATACTACACCAAGGGAGAAAAAGAGGTGTACAGCTTCTATTTCTAA
- a CDS encoding sulfite exporter TauE/SafE family protein, which produces MHTVLLLLLALVSEVLGTLAGFGSSTFFVPLAHYLVDFQTVLAITAVLHVFSNAAKLLLFRKDANWRLALLFVGPGLLLVVLGAWLSQYLDVSLFELLLGVLLASYAGAQLLGIGSSYRLQPRTGTALVAGGIAGFVTGLLGTGGAIRAAGLLAFPLNKATFVATSALADFFTDSGRAVVYLYQGYLRPEFYVLVPLLLVIGIVGSWLGRILLRRVPEARFRIWVRLLLLGIGLSMVVRSVLGWLG; this is translated from the coding sequence ATGCATACGGTGCTCTTGCTACTGCTGGCCTTGGTTTCCGAGGTGCTGGGCACCCTGGCGGGTTTTGGCAGCAGTACTTTTTTTGTGCCACTGGCCCATTATCTGGTCGATTTTCAGACTGTGCTGGCCATCACAGCCGTGCTGCATGTGTTTAGCAACGCTGCCAAGCTGCTGCTGTTTCGCAAGGATGCCAACTGGCGGCTGGCCCTACTGTTTGTAGGGCCGGGCCTGCTGCTGGTGGTGCTTGGTGCCTGGCTAAGCCAGTACCTGGATGTTTCGCTCTTCGAGCTTCTGCTGGGTGTACTGCTGGCTAGCTATGCGGGTGCGCAGCTGCTGGGCATTGGCTCCAGCTACAGGCTGCAGCCCCGCACAGGCACAGCCCTGGTGGCGGGGGGCATTGCCGGCTTTGTTACGGGCCTGCTGGGCACTGGCGGGGCCATACGTGCTGCAGGTTTGCTCGCTTTTCCGCTAAACAAGGCAACCTTTGTTGCCACCAGTGCGCTGGCCGATTTTTTTACCGACAGTGGGCGGGCCGTTGTGTACCTGTACCAGGGCTACCTGCGCCCCGAGTTCTATGTGCTGGTGCCGCTGCTCCTGGTTATTGGTATAGTGGGCAGCTGGCTGGGGCGCATTCTGCTTCGGCGTGTGCCCGAGGCGCGTTTTCGCATCTGGGTACGCCTGCTGCTGCTGGGCATTGGCCTCTCCATGGTTGTTCGCAGTGTGCTAGGCTGGCTGGGCTAG
- a CDS encoding CAP domain-containing protein, producing METRAENTLKLIYGQSGIFGTRMSLPSRTYLFLLCLALGLPAGVRAQELAADSLATLLLGQINARRTAAGVAPLERHPLLDELARSHSANMREYRFFGLIDQNGEDPQQRKDYDYPEIVGSVGMAIAFEYGSRAAPVCQKVMAAWTEKGKHRKNMTDPGHNYIGLGVEPYLDGVYVTVAYGALLAELVTSLPPDTVLVGDSLSLIYRYLSSAPRNMLRVALLYPYPRPGRQAKYVGVANLTPSWYDQYFRIGFRCSYGPGRYSFLIGMGREMTSGGLLLQAVPPPGQ from the coding sequence ATGGAAACCCGAGCAGAGAATACCCTGAAACTGATATACGGGCAAAGTGGTATTTTTGGCACCCGGATGAGCCTGCCTTCTCGCACCTATTTATTCCTGCTGTGCCTAGCCCTGGGCCTACCGGCGGGTGTGCGGGCACAGGAGCTGGCTGCCGACTCGCTGGCTACCCTACTGCTAGGCCAGATCAATGCACGCCGCACTGCTGCCGGCGTGGCCCCACTGGAGCGGCACCCGCTGCTGGATGAGCTGGCGCGCAGCCATAGTGCAAATATGCGCGAGTACCGTTTTTTCGGCCTGATAGACCAAAACGGCGAAGACCCCCAGCAGCGAAAGGACTACGACTACCCCGAGATAGTGGGCAGCGTGGGGATGGCCATTGCCTTTGAGTACGGAAGCAGAGCAGCGCCTGTGTGCCAGAAGGTAATGGCGGCCTGGACCGAAAAAGGCAAACACCGGAAGAACATGACAGACCCTGGCCACAACTACATCGGCCTGGGTGTGGAGCCCTATCTGGACGGGGTGTATGTAACGGTGGCCTACGGGGCCCTGCTGGCCGAGCTGGTAACCAGCCTGCCACCAGACACGGTACTGGTGGGCGATAGCCTCAGCCTTATCTACCGCTATCTGTCTTCGGCTCCGCGCAATATGCTTAGGGTAGCCCTGCTGTACCCGTATCCACGGCCGGGCAGGCAGGCAAAGTATGTGGGTGTGGCAAACCTGACCCCCAGCTGGTACGATCAGTATTTTCGGATCGGCTTTCGCTGTAGCTATGGCCCTGGCCGCTACAGTTTCCTGATTGGTATGGGCAGGGAGATGACCTCGGGCGGCCTGCTGCTACAGGCCGTGCCCCCACCTGGGCAGTAG
- a CDS encoding TonB-dependent receptor, with translation MNSYQVNCFIFTILGALLFSNGLGQNARQISGFVLTETGSPVYNAKVLNGGTHVHTGRQGEFVLTGVLTGDSLIVEHLYYKNKIYVVLAEDSIIYIQLSQTELILENIEVEANLDALNNMSQVDLNNFPVNSSQDLLRLVPGLTTGQHAGGGKAEQIFLRGFDVDHGTDVAISTDGLPVNMVSHAHGQGYADLHFLIPETVEKLDWGKGPYEASKGDFATAGYVNFSTRRQLDSSLIRAEAGMFGHRRILAMLKLADRKEVQSYLATEYQEADGPFESSQNLNRINGFGKITFTPSHTDLIGLTASHFFSSWDASGQIPQRAIDSGTISRFGAIDDTEGGITQRSQISVDHDKWLSDHSRISNKLFYTHYNFLLYSNFTFYLNDPVNGDQIRQREQRNMIGMQSVYQHDLKLLGFSVHTELGLYLRHDNVNNTELSRTKNRDTTLSRIQYGDIRQTNYASYFSTKLTRGCWVVSPAIRVDYLDFLYRNALEPTYNPKSNTAALLSPKLSILYSPARQVQLFLKAGKGFHSNSAQVATQQDAKKTLPAAYSADLGYIWKPGRNLFVSMAYWHLFLEQEFVYVGDEGIVEPAGKTERQGAELDLRYQPLRWLIANLDATYTFARLTEATTGEDRIPLAPTFTLTGSLSARMRSGMYASIRMRNLADRPANEKNSVVARGYTIFGLSGGYQAARLGLELQIENLFDVDWNETQFSTLTRLKDETEPVEEIHFTPGTPLSVRAQLTYRF, from the coding sequence ATGAATTCCTATCAGGTTAACTGTTTTATATTCACTATTCTCGGTGCTCTGCTGTTTTCCAATGGACTAGGACAAAATGCACGACAAATTTCGGGATTTGTTTTGACCGAAACGGGTTCGCCGGTTTATAATGCAAAAGTGCTGAATGGAGGTACACATGTGCATACGGGTCGGCAGGGAGAATTTGTTTTGACCGGCGTATTAACAGGAGATAGCCTAATCGTAGAGCACCTGTATTACAAGAACAAGATTTACGTAGTACTAGCAGAAGACTCGATCATATACATACAACTATCCCAAACTGAATTGATACTAGAAAATATTGAAGTGGAGGCAAATCTGGATGCATTGAATAATATGAGCCAGGTTGACTTGAACAACTTTCCGGTGAACTCATCTCAAGACCTACTGAGACTGGTGCCGGGTCTTACTACTGGCCAGCATGCCGGAGGCGGAAAGGCAGAGCAGATTTTTCTACGCGGTTTTGACGTAGATCACGGTACAGATGTGGCTATATCAACAGACGGATTGCCGGTGAACATGGTGTCGCATGCGCATGGCCAGGGCTATGCAGATCTGCATTTCCTGATACCCGAAACAGTGGAAAAGCTAGACTGGGGAAAGGGTCCATACGAGGCGAGCAAAGGAGATTTTGCAACAGCTGGATATGTAAACTTTTCTACACGCAGGCAGCTAGATAGCTCGCTTATACGTGCAGAAGCGGGGATGTTTGGCCACCGGCGTATACTGGCAATGCTAAAGCTGGCAGATAGGAAGGAGGTACAGTCATACCTGGCTACAGAATACCAGGAAGCAGATGGACCCTTCGAGAGCTCGCAAAACCTGAATCGTATAAATGGATTTGGCAAAATAACCTTTACCCCCTCTCATACAGATCTGATCGGCCTAACGGCTTCCCACTTCTTTAGCAGTTGGGATGCCTCGGGCCAGATTCCCCAGCGGGCAATAGATAGTGGTACTATCTCCAGATTTGGCGCAATAGACGATACAGAGGGCGGAATAACCCAGAGATCCCAAATAAGCGTTGACCACGACAAGTGGCTATCTGATCACAGCAGAATTTCAAACAAGTTATTTTACACGCACTATAATTTCTTGTTATATTCAAACTTCACATTTTATCTGAATGATCCGGTAAATGGTGACCAAATAAGACAAAGGGAGCAAAGAAATATGATTGGAATGCAGAGTGTTTATCAGCATGATCTTAAACTACTTGGTTTCTCCGTACACACCGAACTGGGGCTGTATCTCAGGCATGACAACGTGAATAACACCGAACTTTCACGTACAAAAAATAGAGATACCACCCTTAGCAGAATCCAGTATGGAGACATTCGGCAGACTAATTATGCTAGCTATTTTAGTACTAAGCTAACAAGGGGGTGCTGGGTTGTGAGTCCGGCTATACGTGTGGATTACCTGGACTTCCTCTACAGGAATGCGCTTGAGCCTACCTATAATCCGAAAAGTAACACAGCAGCCTTGCTGAGCCCTAAGCTGAGCATACTATACTCTCCCGCTCGGCAGGTTCAGTTATTTTTGAAAGCCGGTAAAGGTTTCCACTCAAACAGTGCTCAAGTGGCTACACAGCAGGATGCAAAGAAGACACTTCCTGCTGCATACAGTGCGGACCTTGGTTATATCTGGAAGCCTGGTCGCAATCTATTCGTGAGCATGGCGTATTGGCATCTATTTCTTGAGCAAGAATTTGTATACGTAGGAGACGAAGGAATAGTGGAGCCCGCAGGAAAGACTGAACGGCAGGGTGCAGAGTTAGACCTACGTTACCAACCGCTAAGGTGGTTGATTGCCAACCTGGATGCCACATATACCTTTGCCCGACTAACGGAAGCTACCACCGGAGAGGACAGAATTCCGCTTGCACCCACATTCACGCTCACCGGAAGTTTGAGTGCTCGTATGCGCTCTGGTATGTATGCCAGTATAAGGATGCGGAACCTGGCGGATAGACCTGCAAATGAAAAAAACTCGGTGGTGGCCAGGGGCTATACCATTTTTGGCCTCTCCGGAGGCTACCAGGCTGCAAGACTGGGCCTAGAGCTGCAAATTGAAAACCTCTTCGACGTAGACTGGAATGAGACCCAGTTTTCAACACTTACTCGCCTAAAGGATGAGACAGAGCCCGTGGAGGAGATTCATTTTACCCCAGGCACGCCCCTTTCAGTTAGGGCGCAGTTGACCTATCGATTTTAG